The following are encoded together in the Candidatus Tumulicola sp. genome:
- a CDS encoding BTAD domain-containing putative transcriptional regulator: MITHGPRLAPSTIRRPRLEEWLGRFSSVPVRLLLAPPGFGKTTALVSYLHHSTSKGIYCSLPSGTSAVGVWAAIARAMQVRGTFSSHGELMRALAKAAPFELALDCEGLPEAGGVAAISQIINEAPEGVSLLIACRSRAAFDSGRMVTRGLATLCDSDRLAFDAAEVAHLADACGVTFVHGDIPRFIDVTDGWPQVVSGALRSAAEDACSLSGAYENWRKRRGHLFNEFIATSLEDASEADAEFIGKLMHGHRYDDASKPMQHLEREGLFVIHQDNEYRPLRPLARVESHHFTEVRKESLHPLQVQMLGWFRAEVDGREIKWVRRRDQQIFKYLALKPDGRATRAELGEVFWPGGEKQLVSQCLRTACSNIRKAIGNIVGFNTVDSYFLANGDVAIDPANVVVDVRNFSDFANDGDEEYERGDVRVAYQYYGRASELYRGDLLIGDRQESWAAEQAEALQARYQIISERLVESKPSIAVRAAFAARNRFAVG, from the coding sequence TTGATTACCCATGGTCCACGGTTGGCGCCATCGACGATCCGGCGCCCGCGGTTGGAAGAGTGGCTAGGACGCTTTAGCAGCGTTCCGGTTCGCCTATTGCTCGCACCGCCCGGTTTCGGCAAGACGACGGCGCTGGTGAGCTACTTGCACCACTCGACGTCCAAGGGAATCTACTGTAGCCTGCCCAGCGGCACGAGCGCCGTTGGGGTCTGGGCCGCCATCGCTCGAGCCATGCAAGTGCGAGGAACGTTTTCCTCGCACGGTGAGCTGATGCGCGCTCTCGCCAAGGCCGCGCCCTTCGAACTCGCCCTCGACTGCGAGGGGCTGCCGGAAGCCGGCGGCGTCGCAGCTATCTCCCAAATTATCAACGAGGCTCCAGAAGGCGTGTCGTTGCTGATCGCTTGCCGGTCGCGCGCTGCCTTCGATTCTGGGCGCATGGTGACGCGCGGCCTGGCAACCCTGTGCGATTCCGACCGGCTCGCCTTCGATGCCGCCGAAGTCGCCCATCTGGCCGATGCCTGCGGTGTCACGTTCGTCCATGGCGACATCCCCCGCTTCATCGACGTGACCGATGGCTGGCCGCAAGTCGTGAGCGGCGCGCTCCGCAGCGCCGCCGAGGACGCCTGCAGCCTTTCCGGCGCCTACGAGAACTGGCGCAAGCGCCGCGGGCACCTGTTCAACGAGTTCATCGCGACCTCGCTCGAGGACGCGTCCGAAGCCGATGCCGAGTTCATCGGCAAACTCATGCATGGCCACCGCTACGACGATGCCTCGAAGCCCATGCAGCATTTAGAACGCGAAGGCTTGTTCGTGATCCACCAGGACAACGAGTACCGCCCGTTGCGGCCGCTCGCTCGGGTGGAGTCGCACCACTTCACGGAAGTGCGCAAAGAGTCGCTACACCCGCTGCAAGTGCAGATGCTGGGCTGGTTCCGCGCCGAGGTCGACGGGCGTGAGATCAAGTGGGTCCGCCGGCGCGACCAACAGATCTTCAAGTATCTCGCGCTCAAGCCCGACGGACGAGCCACGCGCGCCGAACTCGGCGAAGTGTTCTGGCCAGGCGGCGAAAAACAGTTGGTATCGCAATGCTTGCGCACCGCGTGTTCGAACATTCGCAAGGCGATCGGGAACATCGTCGGCTTTAACACCGTCGATTCGTACTTCCTCGCAAACGGCGACGTCGCGATCGACCCGGCCAACGTCGTGGTCGACGTTCGCAACTTCAGCGATTTTGCGAACGATGGCGACGAAGAGTACGAACGCGGAGACGTGCGAGTCGCCTATCAATACTATGGACGCGCGAGCGAACTGTATCGCGGCGATCTGCTGATCGGCGATCGTCAGGAGTCGTGGGCCGCCGAGCAGGCCGAAGCGCTGCAAGCTCGCTATCAGATTATTTCCGAACGACTGGTC